The Candidatus Poribacteria bacterium nucleotide sequence GCGGATGGAGAGATACTCATTTTCACCGATGCGGATAACCGTCCGGCACCAAACGCGATTGCGAATACTGTTGCCTACATGCAGAAGTTGGAGCTTGGATTCTTCTCGGCGTTTCCAGAAAAAGTAACAGGGACCTTAGCAGAAAAACTCGTCGTGCCAGTGGTAGACATGTTCGTTTACGCCGGGCTTCCGTTATGGCTTACCTACTATAGTCGTTTTCCGTCGCTCGCCGCTGCGAGCGGTCTCTGGATCGCATTCACCCGAGAGGCGTATCAACAGGTTGGTGGGCATCAAGCGGTATCAAATCAGATTGTTGAAGATGTCGAACTCAGCCGATTAGCGAAAAAAAGAGGAGTCAAAATCCTGACATCGGCGGGAACGCGCGTTGTCTCTTGCAGGATGTATCATTCGTTCAAGGAGGTCTGGGACGGATTTTCCAAAAACCTTTTTGGACTGGTCGGCTACAAAATGATACCGTTTTTTATTCTAATTCTCGGTCTGTTTACAATGTGTGTGCTACCCTACATCGCTGTCTGGTTTGCACCACTTAGAGGACTGGCAATCGTTGCTATCACTATGAATGTCGTTATGCGGATGGTGCTGTCACTCAAATACAGACATCCGTTCCTCACAAGCATAATTTTACATCCGTTTGGGATTCTATTAACCCTGTTGATTGGTATCAATTCATTCTGTCAAGTTAGAAGCGGTCGTCTGCAGTGGAAGGGACGACAAATTGACTTGAGAATCGCGGTCAGCAGTCAGCAATCGGCGGATGTGAAAAAATTAAACAGGAAACTCAGTTAGATGACGAAAACGAAGCCTGCAACAACGGCGCAGGCGACTCTTGAGAAAAGAACTTCAAATAAGAAGCTCACTGGACGACTCCGCAAGGTAAAATTAAAATATAAAATAGGGGCACTTTATCTACTGTTAGGCGCAGGTGGATTGTGGCATGTGCTCGGTGTATTCCAAGGAGTCATGCGCGTCCTCGCTTCACCCATCATGTTCGGTTTAGGCGTATGGCTGTTTTGGGAATGCTGGGGGGTATACCCACGGAATGAACGACCAAAATTTGCCATCGTCAGTATAGGCATCGTTGTTGTGAGTTTTGGGATTGAATGGCTTGGTGTTCGGACGGGACAGATTTTCGGTTCATACCTGTATGGAGAAACCTTACAGCCATCGATTGGTGGTGTCCCCATCAGCATTGGATCTGCGTGGTTTGTGATGCTCGTTGCTTCGACCGCTGTTGCTCAGAAAATTGTCCCGAAATCCTTAGCAGAAGGGTTCCATTTCAAAGTAGCGTTTCTGGTGGCTTTGCTAATGGTCTGCTTCGATCTACTTATGGAACCGGCGGCAGTGAAATTGGATTATTGGAGATGGTTGAACGACCATATCCCCTTACGGAACTATCTGATGTGGTTTGGATTAAGTTTCATTTTCGCGATAATCGGTTTTCAAGTTGGTGTGCTTCGTCAACAATTGCCTCGAATCGCTTTTCACTGCTATTTTGCGCAACTCCTATATTTTGGATTGGTTAATCTAAGTGGCTTATGAAATCGACAAATAAGGGCTTATTCATTGCGTTAGGAATTATTGGTTTATGGGGATTGAGCCTCTCAATTCTCCTTACACTTGATGTTCGTCGCGCTCACCTTGTGGTGCTGCCTTTGGGCATGCTTTGTCAGACATTTCTGTACACGGGTCTGTTCATCACATCGCACGACGCGATGCACGGTTCAATTTGTCCTACGCACCCGCGTATCAACAATGTAATGGGAGCACTCGCTGTCAGGCTATATGCCTTGTTTTCATATCGTAAATTACAGAAGAAACACTGGGAGCATCACCGAACACCCGCCAGCGATAAGGATCCAGATTTTCACGATGGACACCATACCAGCTTCTTGGCGTGGTATTTCCATTTCATGAAAGAATATCTCAGTTGGTGGCAGATTGTTGGTANNNNNNNNNNNNNNNNNNNNNNNNNNNNNNNNNNNNNNNNNNNNNNNNNNNNNNNNNNNNNNNNNNNNNNNNNNNNNNNNNNNNTGGGACATATTTACCCCATCGAACGCCGGAAACTGGATATGATAACCCGCATCGAGCACAAAGCAATGCGTATTCAACGCTCTGGTCGTTCATCACCTGTTATCATTTCGGGTATCATTGGGAACACCATGAGTACCCTTATGTTCCGTGGTGGCGCCTGCCGGTCATACGTAGAACAAGGACGCAGCCCCAATGAACCTTGTAATCTCAGTTGTTGGAACATTTGCTGTGGTGATATTGTTGTGGCTGTTCTTTAGACCGCCCTTCGGAAAGAATATCGTTCGCCTGAACACAGACCAGCGGGTTGTCGCGCTCACCTACGACGATGGACCGAACCCACCTTACACTGATCGATTGCTCGATGTCCTTGCGAAACACGATGTCAAAGCTACATTTTTCATGATCGGGAATTGGATCGAAAAGCATCCTGAAACGGTAAATCGGGTTATTGCTGAGGGGCATCAGATTGGCAATCACTCCTATAGCCATCCGTTGCTGGGCTTCCTACCGCCTATCTACGTCCGACGGGAAATTGAACGCACGGACGACCTCCTACAGAGATTGCTTCGCAGTGAGAACCCTACAGGAGGTTTCAAGGCAGGTGAAGTTGTGTTTCGCGCACCAATGTTGACGCGGTTTTTGCCGGTAGCATGGGTGCTCGCGAAAGGTGATCGTGCACACATTAGTTGCAATGTGTGGAGTTGGGATTGGACAACACAGAATCCCGATAAAATCACTGAAACGGTCCTGAAGAAGACCAAATCCGGTTCAATCATCGTTTTACATGATGGGAAAGCAGAAAACAAGAAGGCAAACCGTTCGGGGACGGTCGAGGCAACAGATCGTATTATCGCGGGACTGAAACGGGATGGAT carries:
- a CDS encoding glycosyltransferase, yielding MVLLTVILTVTLFNAATAPMLKKTLGLQSYPRVSVLIPARNEEVNIGDCIEGFLSQNYGNLGVYVLNDQSTDRTGAIIEKFGEQYPEIQTIHGKPLPAGWNGKNWACHQLSQHADGEILIFTDADNRPAPNAIANTVAYMQKLELGFFSAFPEKVTGTLAEKLVVPVVDMFVYAGLPLWLTYYSRFPSLAAASGLWIAFTREAYQQVGGHQAVSNQIVEDVELSRLAKKRGVKILTSAGTRVVSCRMYHSFKEVWDGFSKNLFGLVGYKMIPFFILILGLFTMCVLPYIAVWFAPLRGLAIVAITMNVVMRMVLSLKYRHPFLTSIILHPFGILLTLLIGINSFCQVRSGRLQWKGRQIDLRIAVSSQQSADVKKLNRKLS
- a CDS encoding carotenoid biosynthesis protein, producing MTKTKPATTAQATLEKRTSNKKLTGRLRKVKLKYKIGALYLLLGAGGLWHVLGVFQGVMRVLASPIMFGLGVWLFWECWGVYPRNERPKFAIVSIGIVVVSFGIEWLGVRTGQIFGSYLYGETLQPSIGGVPISIGSAWFVMLVASTAVAQKIVPKSLAEGFHFKVAFLVALLMVCFDLLMEPAAVKLDYWRWLNDHIPLRNYLMWFGLSFIFAIIGFQVGVLRQQLPRIAFHCYFAQLLYFGLVNLSGL
- a CDS encoding fatty acid desaturase, giving the protein MKSTNKGLFIALGIIGLWGLSLSILLTLDVRRAHLVVLPLGMLCQTFLYTGLFITSHDAMHGSICPTHPRINNVMGALAVRLYALFSYRKLQKKHWEHHRTPASDKDPDFHDGHHTSFLAWYFHFMKEYLSWWQIVG
- a CDS encoding fatty acid desaturase — translated: GTYLPHRTPETGYDNPHRAQSNAYSTLWSFITCYHFGYHWEHHEYPYVPWWRLPVIRRTRTQPQ
- a CDS encoding polysaccharide deacetylase family protein encodes the protein MNLVISVVGTFAVVILLWLFFRPPFGKNIVRLNTDQRVVALTYDDGPNPPYTDRLLDVLAKHDVKATFFMIGNWIEKHPETVNRVIAEGHQIGNHSYSHPLLGFLPPIYVRREIERTDDLLQRLLRSENPTGGFKAGEVVFRAPMLTRFLPVAWVLAKGDRAHISCNVWSWDWTTQNPDKITETVLKKTKSGSIIVLHDGKAENKKANRSGTVEATDRIIAGLKRDGYQFVRVSDVRRTAISN